CGGATCAACAGAAACCGATCTTCGCGTAAAATGACACCGACGACTCCCATCCCGGTCCGTTGGCGTCGATCGGCACGATCCTTGTTTGTGTCCATTGCGTCTTGCTCTTGTTCTCGTGGAATTTTGGAAACCCGTAGTGACCGACTCCGACCAGCCGCTCGACCCTCGCGAACGCTTCGCCCGCAGCGTCGTGCAAAAACTAACCGATGCCGGCCACATCGCCTACTTCGCCGGCGGCTGTGTCCGCGACCGGATCCTCGGTCTGCGGCCCAAGGATTTTGACGTCGCCACCGACGCCACGCCCGATCGAATTCGCGAACTCTTCGGTCGACGGCGAACGCTGGCGATCGGGGCCGCCTTTGGAGTGGTCAGTGTATTGGGTCGCAAAGGTGCCGGGGAAGACCCGATCGAAGTCGCGACGTTCCGCAGCGATGGCGATTACAGCGACGGCCGTCGCCCCGATTCGGTGGTATTCAGTTCTCCCGAACACGATGCCCAACGACGCGACTTTACGATCAACGGGCTGTTCTACGATCCGATCGCCGGCCGCGTGATCGATTTCGTCGACGGACGCAGCGATCTCCAGGCGGGTGTGTTGCGGGCGATCGGCGATCCCGACGCGCGGATCTGCGAAGACAAGTTGCGGATGCTGCGAGCCGTCCGGATGGCGACGGTATTCGGATTTGAGATCGAATCGGCAACCCGCGACGCGCTCCATCGTCATGCCGCCGAAATCGATGTCGTCAGCAACGAACGGGTCGGCGCCGAGATGCGGCGACTGTTAGCCGCAGCCGCTGCTTTCGATGGACTCGCGACGCTCCGCGAGACACGGATCAGCGACGTCGTCTTTCCCCAGTTGGCTGAAATCTGGGAGGCGGAGATTCCTCAAACTGATCTGCCAGCGGAGATCCCCTTCCCCGCAGCGACCGGCGCCGTGCTGCTGTCGAAACTATTGGGGGCGCGGCGCGAGTGTGACTTCGTCTCGGGGCTGATCGTTTGCCTGTTGGCGATCCAGTGGACCGGCGGTGATGAGGGCGATGCGCTCCGTCGAATCGCCGACTTGTGGCGATTGTCGAACGAAGAGACGGCGCGGGCTGCGTTTGCCTTAAAAAGTTTGCCGACGGTGCTGCAGGCCGATCGCCAGCCTTGGTCGATCGTGCAACCGGTCCTCGCGGGACGCTACGCTGGCGATGCCGTCACGCTGGCTGAAACCGTCACCCTCGCGTTGGATCTGCCGGGCGAAGCCGTTGCCGTCGCGCGACAGCGACTCGGATGGGAACCCAATCGGCTCGATCCCCCAGCGCTGCTCAGCGGCAACACGCTGCAGAAACTGGGACTCACCCCGGGCCCAGGATTTCGCGAGATCCTGCAAGACGTGCGGGCTCGGCAATTGGACGGTCTGTTGAACGATGCCGAAGCGGCGGCTCAATACGTGAGCGCTACCTATTTATGAGCAAGCAGAAGCGATGCCCTTGAGAAGGGGCATCGCTAACGTGAAGGCTGCTCTCTATTTCTCCGCCGGCTTCTCGATCCGAGCGACAACCTGTTGCAGGTGGACGTTGGCGACGTCGGCCATGTAGTGAGTCCGCTTTAAAGCGACAGCTTTTTCCAACCACTTCCGCGCCTCGGCCAGATTGCCTTGAGCATCTTCGTACATTCCCAGGTACAGCCAGCCGTAGAACTGAGCTGACGCGGCGCCGCGAGACTGAGCGGGAATCGCATCGATCGCGTCGGTCACGGTTTGGATCGTCCCTGTTCCGGCGAACAGGTCGTAAACCTCTTGCAGTGGAACACGCGAATCTCCCGGTGCAGGCAAATATTCGCGGCGAGCGGCGTCGACACCTTCGACGCGAGCGACACACATGTAATGCCAGACCGCGTTTTCGACATCGTGGGCATTCACCTCGCGATGAACGACAAACTGTCTACGTCCGGCAGCGAACTCGCCGGCATAATATTGAGCGATCCCACGTTGCCACATGTAAGGAATCTGGGCTGGCTGGAGCTTGGCAGCTTCATCGAACGCGATCAGCGACTCTTTAGCCATCCCCGCTCGAAGCAACAGACTGCCTCTGGCCATCGCCGCGGAGAAGGATGCGGGGTGCTGATCGTCGATAATTTTTGCGATTTCCGCGACGCGAGCGAAATTTCCGGCGCGAAGGGCTCGGTAGCCTTCGCCCTCCCACTGGCCAATCGGATGGACCGGCTGAAGTAGCGTTAGAGCAAGAAGAAACTGAAGCATTGCGACTTTCCCAATTGTACAACGAGACGTCGAATCGCTTGCCAGAGGGCAGCAAGAACGCGAAAAACGTATTAAATGTACGGCATTTGCCAAACTGCCTAGATTGACAATCGCAGCGTGTTGGTTAGTTTAACGTGACAGTAAAATTGTTGCAAATTGCATCACAACCGCCATAAGCCTGAATTCCAGCGTGCACACAATGCATCGAGGATGGTCCTCACGGGAAGAAGGGTGAACGTATCGGGCTCCGGCACGTGCGGTTTGATCGGTTTGCATTGGGTACCCAGAAACTTTGTTTGGAGATTTCAGAATGACGCGTACTATCGTTAGCTGCGTTGCAGTATTTGCAATGATGATCGCATTCGGCGCAACCGCTGAAGCGGGCCACAAGAAGAACAAGTGCTGCGCTCCAGCACCAACTTGCTGCGAAATGGTTGAGGAACTGAGCTGCTGCGAAGCTCCAGCTCCAATCTGCTGTGAAGCACCAGCACCAACCTGCTGTGAAGCACCAGCACCAACTTGCTGTGAAGCACCAGCACCAAGCTGCTGCGGCGCTCCTGTCGTTGAAAGCGGATGCTCGAGCTGTGGCGGCGCAGTTGTCGTCGACGCTGCACCAGCATGTGCTTCGTGCGCTGGCGGTGCAGTTGTTGTTGACAGCGCTCCAGTAATCGTTGAAGAAGCTGCTCCAGCACCAGCTGCTCCAGCTCCAACTCCAGAGCCAGCTGCAGACGCTGCTTCGCCTTCGGACGCGGCTCCACCCGCTCCTGAAGCTAGCAACCTGCGTGCTCCAAACGTTTACCGCATGGTAAGCTTCCGTCGCTAAGTCGATCGGACGTTTGAAGTTGAATTGTACAAGCCGGGATGGGAACCCAATTTGCGTGCGGCTTGCACGCCGATAACTAAGGCTGTCCTAGAATAGGACGACAATCTATGAACCTCTGTTGCCAAACTCGGCGGCAGAGGTTTTTTCGTGCGCCGATTTTCCCAGTAGCTCAGCCGCTCGGAATCAGCCGCTGGTCCGCTCGTCGCTGCGGACCGATGCGGCGGCGGCATCGATCGTGTTGGGATCCGACTGCGTTGGCTGAGCGTTTTCGCCGAACCCGAAGGTTTGAATTTGAAAGCGACTGCCGATCCGAGTGGCCAGGTAGTGACGAGCCAATAACCGCGTCTGCGGGATCAGCAACAGAAAACCCATCGCATCGGTCAGCAGCCCGGGAGTCAGCAGCATCCCGGCGGCAAAGAAGATCAGCAGTCCGTCCTGGACTTCGGGAGCGGGCATGCGTCCCTCAGCCAGCGCCTGGCGAAAGCGTTGCCAGGCGAGCGCCCCCTGCCAACGGGCGAGCATCGATCCGACGATCCCGGTGAATATCACGATCCCGACGGTCACCAGCAGGCTGGTCGCCTTGGACAGTTGAATCAGCATCGCCAATTCGACGAGCGGGATGATC
Above is a genomic segment from Rosistilla ulvae containing:
- a CDS encoding CCA tRNA nucleotidyltransferase encodes the protein MTDSDQPLDPRERFARSVVQKLTDAGHIAYFAGGCVRDRILGLRPKDFDVATDATPDRIRELFGRRRTLAIGAAFGVVSVLGRKGAGEDPIEVATFRSDGDYSDGRRPDSVVFSSPEHDAQRRDFTINGLFYDPIAGRVIDFVDGRSDLQAGVLRAIGDPDARICEDKLRMLRAVRMATVFGFEIESATRDALHRHAAEIDVVSNERVGAEMRRLLAAAAAFDGLATLRETRISDVVFPQLAEIWEAEIPQTDLPAEIPFPAATGAVLLSKLLGARRECDFVSGLIVCLLAIQWTGGDEGDALRRIADLWRLSNEETARAAFALKSLPTVLQADRQPWSIVQPVLAGRYAGDAVTLAETVTLALDLPGEAVAVARQRLGWEPNRLDPPALLSGNTLQKLGLTPGPGFREILQDVRARQLDGLLNDAEAAAQYVSATYL
- a CDS encoding tetratricopeptide repeat protein — protein: MLQFLLALTLLQPVHPIGQWEGEGYRALRAGNFARVAEIAKIIDDQHPASFSAAMARGSLLLRAGMAKESLIAFDEAAKLQPAQIPYMWQRGIAQYYAGEFAAGRRQFVVHREVNAHDVENAVWHYMCVARVEGVDAARREYLPAPGDSRVPLQEVYDLFAGTGTIQTVTDAIDAIPAQSRGAASAQFYGWLYLGMYEDAQGNLAEARKWLEKAVALKRTHYMADVANVHLQQVVARIEKPAEK
- a CDS encoding FxsA family protein, with amino-acid sequence MFLKLLLAFTIIPLVELAMLIQLSKATSLLVTVGIVIFTGIVGSMLARWQGALAWQRFRQALAEGRMPAPEVQDGLLIFFAAGMLLTPGLLTDAMGFLLLIPQTRLLARHYLATRIGSRFQIQTFGFGENAQPTQSDPNTIDAAAASVRSDERTSG